From a single Azospirillum fermentarium genomic region:
- a CDS encoding DUF1648 domain-containing protein, whose translation MQTLFPTRFVPVVLVTSVVTFAMSLILYWTLAEPVVYHWSAAGEPNRSGGRGELLLIGLSVLLVWLFIALATRPSRVGRFDRETAALGTAPFALVPALALLHIGAVNLGFGLPVGVVLLFAAGVVLWNLAIVAVVARQRRHKPDADSVFDAAPAIATGTVRLVPAAAVVLGVLCLLLPLGA comes from the coding sequence ATGCAAACGCTGTTTCCCACACGGTTCGTTCCGGTGGTCCTCGTCACGTCCGTGGTGACGTTCGCCATGAGTTTGATTCTCTATTGGACGCTGGCGGAGCCGGTCGTCTATCACTGGAGCGCCGCGGGCGAGCCCAACCGTTCCGGCGGGCGGGGCGAGCTGCTTCTGATCGGCCTGTCGGTGCTGCTGGTCTGGCTGTTCATCGCCCTGGCGACGCGCCCGTCGCGCGTGGGCCGGTTCGACCGCGAGACGGCGGCGCTCGGCACCGCGCCCTTTGCGCTGGTTCCGGCCCTGGCCCTGCTCCATATCGGTGCCGTCAACCTTGGCTTCGGGCTGCCGGTGGGCGTCGTCCTGCTGTTCGCCGCCGGCGTGGTGCTGTGGAATCTGGCGATCGTCGCGGTGGTGGCGCGGCAGCGCCGGCACAAGCCGGACGCCGATAGCGTTTTCGACGCCGCCCCGGCCATCGCCACCGGAACCGTGCGTCTGGTGCCGGCTGCCGCCGTCGTTCTGGGCGTGCTGTGCCTGCTGCTGCCGTTGGGCGCGTGA
- a CDS encoding ABC transporter permease, translating to MTGAFVSFRHYLSYFRRELAICVVGTALSVALVLTIATLLDAAVISIRGQFDALGRNTLSIIPHLDNRHIQGGPPPKLTAGDMAAIESRIGGLSFVVPSLRVNSYRPVDLRWGVRRLATTILATEEDYRRILAMDMADGRFLSAVDAARHSRVAVVGSDVPPLLGMTAPVVGRDVEIAGQLFLIVGVMQPQSQLTQSGRNNFVLIPFDVGRSLIVAKGEPNIEIIAQVAQPGATDHVATQIAQLLRLRHEVATQAEDDFLIVKSEGLIGRYERFSQGLYTLFGSIIATCLLVAGFNVSGGITVIVLQRIPEIGIRKALGARDRDILVTLMGEVSVLLTAAALMGVLLGFVTAHVAGLVFPVLVLSFDPAVAAATAAAAVLTGLAGAAVPVRAAARLEPMSALKGTRDLMRRGPFRGGE from the coding sequence ATGACGGGCGCCTTCGTTTCCTTTCGCCATTACCTGAGCTATTTCCGGCGCGAGCTGGCGATCTGCGTCGTCGGGACCGCGCTGTCCGTCGCACTGGTTCTGACCATCGCGACGCTGCTGGACGCGGCGGTGATCTCGATCCGGGGCCAGTTCGACGCGCTTGGCCGCAACACGCTGTCGATCATCCCCCATCTGGACAACCGCCACATCCAGGGCGGGCCGCCGCCCAAGCTGACGGCGGGCGACATGGCCGCCATCGAAAGCCGGATCGGCGGGCTGTCCTTCGTGGTGCCGTCCCTGCGCGTCAACAGTTACCGGCCGGTGGATCTGCGGTGGGGCGTGCGGCGGCTGGCGACCACGATCCTGGCGACCGAGGAGGATTACCGCCGCATCCTGGCCATGGACATGGCCGATGGCCGGTTCCTGTCGGCTGTGGACGCGGCCAGGCACAGCCGCGTCGCCGTCGTCGGCAGCGACGTGCCGCCGCTGCTGGGCATGACGGCCCCGGTGGTCGGGCGCGACGTGGAGATCGCCGGCCAGCTTTTCCTGATCGTCGGCGTCATGCAGCCCCAATCCCAGCTTACCCAGTCCGGCCGCAACAATTTCGTGCTGATCCCCTTCGACGTCGGCCGCTCGCTGATCGTCGCCAAGGGGGAACCGAACATCGAGATCATCGCCCAGGTGGCCCAGCCCGGAGCCACCGATCACGTCGCAACGCAAATCGCCCAGCTGCTGCGCCTGCGCCACGAGGTGGCGACCCAGGCCGAGGACGACTTCCTGATCGTGAAGTCGGAAGGGCTGATCGGGCGTTACGAACGCTTTTCACAGGGGCTTTACACCCTGTTCGGCAGCATCATCGCAACGTGCCTGCTCGTCGCGGGGTTCAACGTTTCCGGCGGCATCACCGTCATCGTGCTCCAGCGCATCCCCGAGATCGGCATCCGCAAGGCCTTGGGCGCGCGCGACCGCGACATCCTGGTGACCCTGATGGGTGAGGTGTCGGTGCTGCTCACGGCGGCGGCGCTGATGGGCGTTCTGCTCGGCTTCGTCACCGCTCATGTCGCCGGGCTGGTGTTTCCCGTGCTGGTGCTGTCCTTCGACCCGGCGGTGGCCGCCGCCACCGCCGCCGCCGCCGTGCTGACCGGCCTGGCCGGCGCGGCGGTTCCCGTGCGCGCGGCGGCGCGGCTGGAGCCGATGAGCGCGCTCAAGGGAACCCGCGACCTCATGCGCCGCGGCCCCTTCCGCGGGGGCGAGTGA
- a CDS encoding ABC transporter ATP-binding protein: protein MGTGAGMDTGMGGETGGGFLHLGGIRKCFRQSTGRDVTVLNDVDLSVAQGESLAICGPSGSGKTTLLAIVGLLMRADAGTYRLDGEPLEGLSRERLAALRTRCFGFVFQDFHLVPHLPVAENVAMPLHYAKVAAPRRRGIVMEVLERVQLAELAGAFPSQLSGGQKQRVALARALINDPKVLLADEPTGNLDPDTGQAVFDLIAERNRAGTTTIIVTHNPAIAAQCGRAISVSGGRIAEMPRE, encoded by the coding sequence ATGGGGACCGGCGCCGGCATGGACACCGGCATGGGCGGGGAAACGGGCGGCGGCTTTCTCCATCTCGGCGGGATACGGAAGTGTTTCCGCCAAAGCACCGGCCGCGACGTGACGGTGCTGAACGACGTCGATCTATCGGTCGCGCAGGGGGAAAGCCTGGCCATCTGCGGCCCGTCGGGGTCGGGAAAGACGACGCTGCTGGCGATCGTGGGGTTGCTGATGCGGGCCGATGCCGGAACCTACCGTCTTGACGGCGAGCCGCTGGAGGGTCTGAGCCGGGAGCGGCTCGCCGCCCTGCGCACCCGCTGCTTCGGCTTCGTCTTTCAAGACTTCCATCTCGTGCCGCACCTGCCGGTGGCCGAGAATGTCGCCATGCCCCTTCATTACGCCAAGGTCGCGGCGCCGCGGCGGCGGGGCATCGTGATGGAGGTGCTGGAGCGCGTGCAGCTTGCCGAGCTGGCCGGGGCCTTTCCCTCCCAACTGTCGGGGGGGCAGAAGCAGCGGGTCGCCCTGGCCCGCGCCCTCATCAACGATCCCAAGGTTCTGCTGGCCGACGAACCGACCGGCAACCTGGACCCGGACACCGGGCAGGCGGTCTTCGATCTGATCGCCGAGCGCAACCGGGCGGGCACGACGACGATCATCGTGACCCACAACCCGGCCATCGCCGCCCAATGCGGCCGGGCCATCTCGGTCAGCGGCGGCCGGATCGCGGAGATGCCGCGGGAATGA